The following coding sequences lie in one Nocardioides sambongensis genomic window:
- a CDS encoding HAD family hydrolase, producing MTGVVWDLGNVLIDWDPLAPVADGVGEEEARRFFAEFDFGPWNLACDAGRPWSDALEEVRRTAPRWHAAASAYHRNFARALSPKEDSAELVADLAAAGVHQIGLTNFSAETFRAHADGRFPVLAHLRDVVVSGEEGITKPDPRIYRLAAQRAGLTPDSLVFLDDVEHNVEGARAVGMAGVRFTDAGSARRALRDLGLPV from the coding sequence GTGACCGGGGTCGTGTGGGATCTGGGCAACGTCCTCATCGACTGGGACCCGCTCGCCCCGGTCGCCGACGGTGTGGGTGAGGAGGAGGCGCGCCGCTTCTTCGCCGAGTTCGACTTCGGGCCGTGGAACCTGGCCTGCGACGCCGGGCGCCCCTGGTCCGACGCCCTCGAGGAGGTACGACGGACCGCCCCCCGGTGGCACGCCGCCGCCTCCGCGTACCACCGCAACTTCGCCCGCGCGCTGTCACCGAAGGAGGACTCGGCCGAGCTGGTCGCCGACCTGGCCGCCGCCGGGGTCCACCAGATCGGGCTGACCAACTTCTCCGCGGAGACCTTCCGCGCCCACGCGGACGGTCGCTTCCCGGTGCTGGCACACCTGCGCGACGTGGTCGTCTCCGGCGAGGAGGGCATCACCAAGCCCGACCCGCGGATCTATCGGCTCGCCGCGCAGCGCGCGGGGCTCACCCCGGACTCGCTGGTCTTCCTCGACGACGTCGAGCACAACGTGGAGGGGGCGCGAGCGGTCGGGATGGCCGGGGTGCGGTTCACCGACGCCGGGTCCGCCCGCCGCGCGCTGCGCGACCTCGGCCTCCCGGTCTGA